Proteins from one Methanococcus maripaludis C5 genomic window:
- a CDS encoding DUF530 family protein, whose translation MDSSVLIKECNDFLDCLSNFGDKLKDFDSEKEDSVNFICETLENNLKILENFREKMELQGFDTPYIGVGRLKGGEDDDIYEIINYSSYLRRMVDEKKGSLERVKYAIVSHKIAIGNIQEDLGNKKILSYLSFDGSYKEMLSKIPPFFIKSYKRILTAFETEGKGILSSITLSLVILENGKRKFKRIKIEEEDYEGYIKKTFGDAIITSLKKNYSKNKLLNDQYVKKTLSLAYLSAYADEIIEKIDEKLKEKLSDEERCIVKKYRMICSDFKSDDYESGVIDVRAMEETKLKKMNLKIDLEDKGLYRNGKPLKKLKTSLETEDEIFENISLEVPLKNLSKDLLTYYLKKSADERTRSNQFPSILVTPSSAHLNWLVVENIEPKKILDLKFLLEKELPKYEIPLKNLGGVSTYLLYDWDIVESFGFEKTEIEEILKLMAAMNDVKELLKDKIDVKKFEKYSKIKKDKTKNFLNALGKL comes from the coding sequence ATGGACAGTAGTGTCTTGATTAAGGAATGCAATGATTTTTTAGATTGTTTATCAAATTTTGGAGATAAATTAAAAGATTTCGACTCCGAAAAAGAAGATAGTGTAAACTTTATATGTGAAACTCTCGAAAATAATTTAAAAATTTTAGAAAACTTTAGAGAAAAAATGGAACTTCAAGGATTTGATACGCCATACATCGGTGTCGGCCGGTTGAAAGGGGGAGAAGACGATGATATTTACGAAATAATCAATTATTCATCGTATCTTAGAAGAATGGTCGATGAAAAGAAAGGATCGCTTGAAAGAGTAAAATACGCAATAGTTTCTCATAAAATTGCTATTGGAAATATTCAGGAAGACTTGGGAAACAAAAAAATACTTTCCTACCTATCATTTGATGGATCATATAAGGAAATGCTCTCTAAAATTCCTCCTTTTTTTATAAAATCATACAAAAGAATTTTAACCGCTTTTGAAACCGAAGGAAAGGGCATTTTAAGTTCGATTACATTATCTCTCGTTATTTTAGAAAATGGAAAAAGAAAATTTAAACGAATAAAAATAGAAGAAGAAGATTACGAAGGATATATCAAAAAAACATTTGGTGATGCGATAATCACATCACTTAAGAAAAATTATTCGAAAAATAAACTCTTAAATGACCAGTATGTCAAAAAAACACTTTCTTTGGCATATTTAAGTGCGTACGCTGATGAAATAATTGAAAAAATTGATGAAAAATTAAAAGAGAAACTTTCAGATGAAGAAAGATGCATTGTTAAAAAATACCGTATGATATGCAGTGATTTTAAAAGTGATGACTATGAAAGCGGCGTAATTGATGTACGTGCGATGGAAGAAACTAAACTTAAAAAAATGAATTTAAAAATTGATCTAGAAGACAAAGGATTGTATAGAAATGGAAAACCATTAAAAAAGCTTAAAACATCACTTGAAACGGAAGATGAAATTTTTGAGAATATTTCTTTAGAAGTGCCCCTTAAAAATCTCTCAAAAGACCTTTTAACGTACTATCTAAAAAAATCAGCTGATGAAAGAACCAGATCAAATCAGTTCCCATCAATACTTGTTACTCCATCTTCTGCACATTTGAACTGGTTAGTTGTAGAAAATATCGAGCCTAAAAAAATACTTGATTTGAAATTTTTACTCGAAAAAGAACTTCCAAAGTACGAAATACCCCTAAAAAACCTCGGCGGGGTTTCAACCTACCTCCTTTACGATTGGGATATTGTAGAGTCTTTTGGATTTGAAAAAACGGAAATTGAAGAGATATTAAAGTTAATGGCTGCGATGAATGACGTTAAAGAACTTTTGAAAGATAAAATAGATGTTAAAAAGTTCGAAAAATACAGTAAAATTAAAAAAGATAAAACTAAAAACTTTTTAAACGCACTTGGAAAACTTTAA
- a CDS encoding UPF0058 family protein — MHKEQLMELHQFFVHVFKEMVPEGRDCVYLKTYEELDVKPHHIHKLKTEQRAAIFLLAACLAEGLSERDNSIPENLSKRLSENAFKYINMQSEKYQNLKDVKNSIDVQCKRENVKNTV; from the coding sequence ATGCATAAAGAACAACTGATGGAACTCCACCAATTTTTCGTACACGTCTTCAAAGAAATGGTCCCGGAAGGAAGAGACTGTGTTTATTTGAAAACTTACGAAGAACTAGACGTAAAGCCCCACCATATCCACAAATTAAAAACAGAACAAAGGGCCGCTATTTTTTTACTTGCTGCATGCCTTGCAGAAGGATTATCTGAAAGAGACAATTCAATCCCCGAAAACCTATCAAAAAGATTATCGGAAAACGCTTTTAAATACATAAACATGCAATCTGAGAAATATCAGAATTTAAAGGATGTTAAAAACTCGATTGATGTCCAATGCAAGCGCGAAAACGTAAAAAACACAGTTTAA
- the cobJ gene encoding precorrin-3B C(17)-methyltransferase yields MLYVVGIGPGNEEYFTKEAENALNSVDLIVCYTGYKKYIERFDTEIYVSGMTKEVERVEYALKEAENKNVALVSNGDATIYGLASLAYELNEKNLHNVTINVVSGLTSAGVCSSILGAPLNHDFAVVSLSDLLTPLETILKRINCAVESDMVLAIYNPLGKKRKEPFLKTVEIISNYSEDRNIDYIIGIVKNAGRNDFEYKITTINNLVNNLDEFMQYIDMSTTLVVGNSNTKIIDGMMITPRGYMSKYE; encoded by the coding sequence ATGTTGTATGTTGTTGGTATCGGTCCTGGAAACGAGGAATATTTTACTAAAGAAGCTGAAAATGCACTAAATTCTGTTGATTTAATTGTATGCTATACAGGATACAAAAAATATATTGAAAGATTTGATACAGAAATTTACGTAAGCGGCATGACCAAAGAAGTTGAAAGGGTTGAATATGCCCTAAAAGAAGCTGAAAATAAAAATGTGGCACTTGTTTCAAACGGCGATGCTACGATATATGGTCTTGCATCTCTTGCATATGAATTGAATGAAAAGAATTTACACAACGTTACAATAAACGTCGTAAGCGGACTTACTTCTGCAGGTGTCTGTTCATCAATACTTGGTGCACCTTTAAACCACGATTTTGCAGTTGTTAGTTTGAGCGACCTTTTAACGCCATTAGAAACTATTTTAAAAAGAATAAATTGCGCAGTAGAAAGCGACATGGTTCTTGCAATTTATAATCCTCTGGGTAAAAAAAGAAAAGAACCTTTCTTAAAAACTGTTGAAATAATCTCGAACTATTCTGAAGACCGAAATATCGATTACATTATTGGAATTGTTAAAAATGCAGGAAGAAACGATTTTGAATACAAAATAACTACAATAAATAATCTTGTTAATAATTTGGACGAATTTATGCAGTATATTGACATGAGTACAACCCTTGTTGTTGGAAACAGCAATACAAAAATTATCGACGGCATGATGATTACTCCAAGAGGGTATATGTCAAAATACGAGTGA
- a CDS encoding tyrosine-type recombinase/integrase, with protein MDYLSKELVKKYLEFHTSLSKDSLKYYKAGLNAFMKYFPDENKSWENLTVEDAIFFYRSYNVSKNTKIRRLNDVNRFYNWAMKQKYLVENPIETFVTTLRPEKKERAYLTEKQFKILLSNVKDFNYYTYTLFLLKTGVRISEFVNLKVKQVDFENGIIFIHAGKGAKDRYVFMDVELASRLEYYLEMRILTNLSCNNFFVNKHGRKLAEDQITKYTDYLNEVMDGSISFRITPHILRHTFATAMLEKGMDLKSLSLILGHEDIKTTSQYLHKNKEALQKEYLKAMAR; from the coding sequence ATGGATTACCTATCAAAAGAACTCGTTAAAAAGTATCTTGAGTTTCATACGAGCCTCAGTAAAGACAGCTTAAAGTATTACAAAGCAGGGTTAAATGCGTTCATGAAATACTTTCCAGATGAAAACAAATCTTGGGAAAACTTGACAGTAGAAGATGCAATATTCTTTTACAGATCATACAACGTATCCAAAAATACAAAGATCCGAAGACTAAACGACGTTAACAGATTTTACAACTGGGCAATGAAACAAAAGTACTTGGTTGAAAATCCAATTGAAACATTTGTAACTACATTAAGACCTGAAAAAAAGGAAAGGGCATATTTAACAGAAAAACAGTTTAAAATACTGCTTTCAAATGTTAAAGATTTTAATTACTACACATACACTCTTTTCCTTTTAAAAACGGGAGTTAGAATTTCGGAATTTGTAAATTTGAAAGTAAAACAAGTAGATTTTGAAAACGGGATAATATTCATTCACGCAGGAAAAGGGGCAAAGGACAGGTACGTCTTTATGGATGTTGAACTTGCATCAAGGCTTGAATACTATCTTGAAATGAGGATATTAACTAATCTATCATGTAACAACTTCTTCGTAAATAAACACGGGCGAAAACTTGCAGAAGATCAGATTACAAAATATACGGATTATTTAAATGAAGTAATGGATGGAAGTATTTCATTTAGAATAACTCCACATATATTGAGACATACGTTTGCAACTGCAATGCTCGAAAAAGGAATGGACTTAAAATCGCTTTCTTTGATTTTGGGGCATGAAGATATCAAAACAACTTCCCAATATCTTCACAAAAATAAAGAAGCACTGCAAAAAGAGTATTTAAAAGCAATGGCTCGATAA
- the cbiB gene encoding adenosylcobinamide-phosphate synthase CbiB yields the protein MINPIYLILADFFDRYIGEPPEKVHPVIFIGKLIIFFENVFKSTNSINKSRDLLFGFFNVILVLAIVFFMAYEIEQVINSISNSYIRISLYSIILSFSIGHKSLIEFSKAPIRYIVNNDIDGAKKSVQCVVSRNTSELGKKHILSASIESASENITDSIIAPLIYVAIFGLPGAFLYRAVNTFDAMIGYKSEKYLYYGKTAAYLDDILNFIPSRIAGMLLIITAPFYGGKIKSAFYGFFKEGNKTPSPNSGYTMATIANSLNMGLEKIGCYKLGKGEITIEKALNSLKAVDYSVLLFLIIYTVLLM from the coding sequence ATGATAAATCCAATTTACTTAATTTTAGCAGATTTTTTCGATAGATACATCGGAGAACCTCCAGAAAAAGTCCACCCTGTCATATTTATCGGAAAATTAATCATCTTTTTTGAAAATGTCTTTAAATCAACCAATTCGATAAATAAAAGTAGAGACTTACTTTTTGGTTTTTTCAATGTTATTTTGGTTTTAGCAATAGTATTCTTCATGGCTTACGAAATAGAACAAGTTATAAACTCGATTTCAAATTCATACATTAGAATTTCTCTTTATTCAATAATTCTTTCGTTTTCAATCGGGCACAAATCATTAATTGAATTTTCAAAAGCACCAATAAGATATATTGTAAATAATGATATAGATGGTGCAAAAAAATCCGTTCAGTGCGTTGTAAGCAGAAATACAAGTGAATTGGGCAAAAAACATATTTTGTCTGCCTCAATTGAAAGTGCATCAGAAAACATTACTGACAGTATCATTGCACCGTTAATTTATGTTGCGATCTTTGGACTTCCAGGGGCTTTTTTGTACCGCGCAGTTAACACGTTTGATGCAATGATTGGCTATAAATCAGAAAAATATCTATATTATGGAAAAACTGCCGCATACCTTGATGATATTTTAAATTTTATTCCGTCAAGAATTGCTGGAATGCTTTTAATAATAACCGCACCATTTTACGGAGGAAAAATAAAATCTGCATTTTATGGATTCTTTAAAGAGGGAAACAAAACCCCTTCACCAAATTCTGGATACACTATGGCAACAATTGCAAATTCATTGAATATGGGGCTTGAAAAGATTGGATGCTATAAACTTGGAAAAGGGGAAATAACCATTGAAAAAGCGTTGAATTCATTAAAAGCAGTTGATTATTCAGTTTTACTTTTTTTAATAATATATACTGTACTATTAATGTAA
- the hisG gene encoding ATP phosphoribosyltransferase translates to MILLALPNKGRISKPVNEILEKAGLKISVHGRSLFAQTVDPEIKVMFARAKDIPEFVRDGVADVGVTGYDLMLERDTEEELEMLLDFKFGNARLVIAAPENSTVNSIEDVKDGMKIATEFPGLTKRYLEKKGLNLEIIELSGATEIAPFIGVSDLICDLTSTGTTLQLNRLKEVENVVSSTTRLVANKKSMDDPEKSAKINQVLSGIKSVLYAQSKRLIMMNAPKDKVSEITSIIPGMGGPTVSEILSNDKMLAINAVIDENKVFETVTNLERLGARDILVVPIERIL, encoded by the coding sequence TTGATTTTACTTGCATTGCCAAACAAAGGAAGAATTTCAAAACCTGTAAACGAAATTTTGGAAAAAGCAGGTTTAAAGATAAGCGTACACGGGAGAAGCCTTTTTGCACAAACTGTTGACCCAGAAATAAAAGTGATGTTTGCAAGAGCAAAAGACATTCCTGAATTTGTGAGGGATGGTGTTGCTGACGTTGGAGTTACTGGATACGATTTAATGCTTGAGCGAGATACTGAAGAAGAACTTGAAATGCTTTTAGATTTTAAGTTTGGAAATGCGAGACTTGTAATTGCAGCTCCTGAAAATTCAACCGTAAATTCTATTGAAGACGTAAAAGATGGAATGAAAATTGCAACAGAGTTTCCAGGCCTTACAAAAAGATATTTGGAAAAAAAAGGATTGAATTTAGAAATTATTGAATTAAGCGGCGCAACAGAAATTGCTCCATTTATCGGTGTTTCTGATTTAATTTGTGATTTAACTTCAACTGGAACAACACTTCAATTAAATAGGTTAAAAGAAGTAGAAAATGTAGTTTCATCAACAACAAGGCTTGTCGCAAACAAAAAAAGTATGGATGACCCAGAAAAAAGTGCAAAAATAAACCAAGTTCTTTCAGGAATTAAAAGTGTACTCTACGCACAAAGCAAAAGATTGATAATGATGAACGCTCCAAAAGACAAAGTTTCAGAAATTACATCAATAATTCCTGGAATGGGCGGTCCAACTGTATCTGAGATTCTTTCAAATGATAAAATGCTTGCAATTAATGCAGTAATTGATGAAAATAAGGTCTTTGAAACAGTCACTAATCTCGAAAGACTCGGTGCAAGAGATATTTTGGTCGTTCCAATAGAAAGAATACTTTAA
- the cca gene encoding CCA tRNA nucleotidyltransferase: MKKLNINDYNDILNEVLNDIRPTELEKDKLKVFSDKIIAKIKDISKYPVLDIIQVGSTARDANLKDDHDLDIFLRFEKETDRDTLKESGLRIGKEVIDYFNGKSWVEYAEHPYVSGEIEKFNLDIVPCYGIENCEKIISAVDRTPLHNEFLIMSYKNKNLSDDIRLLKKFLKGLGIYGSDLKTAGFSGYLCELLILKYGGFLSLLSDVKNWRPNKSIVLNEIYEMYDLKKEHEFLNFDDSLVVYDPVDLNRNVAAALNEENLCKFIFYSKMFLENPSKEFFYGFDKKITDFLNIRERGYLLTLEISRPENIVEDVIYPQMEKIQKSINKLIKEHDFEYIRYQNFADENTCYLSWEFLIHELPDVKIRTGPPVYSEPGVVNFITHNEHYFVKGCNVCAYKTRKYKNIQILFEDIVNGKLRKIITYPKYVCPENAEIRLGTFVERT, encoded by the coding sequence TTGAAAAAATTAAATATTAACGATTATAACGATATTTTAAACGAAGTTTTAAACGATATCCGTCCAACAGAACTGGAAAAAGATAAATTAAAAGTATTTTCGGATAAAATAATCGCTAAAATTAAAGATATTTCAAAATATCCTGTTTTAGACATCATTCAAGTCGGATCAACTGCAAGAGATGCAAATTTAAAAGACGATCATGACCTTGACATTTTTTTAAGATTTGAAAAGGAAACCGATCGAGATACGTTAAAAGAATCTGGCTTAAGAATCGGAAAAGAAGTAATTGATTATTTCAATGGAAAATCTTGGGTAGAATACGCTGAACACCCTTATGTTTCTGGAGAAATTGAAAAATTCAATCTAGATATTGTTCCGTGCTACGGCATTGAAAACTGCGAAAAAATAATTTCCGCAGTTGACCGGACTCCTCTTCATAACGAATTTTTGATAATGTCTTACAAAAATAAAAATTTATCAGATGATATCCGTCTTTTAAAAAAATTCTTAAAAGGTCTTGGAATTTATGGTTCTGACTTAAAAACTGCTGGTTTTTCAGGATATCTGTGTGAACTTTTGATATTAAAATACGGCGGATTTTTAAGCCTTTTGTCTGACGTAAAAAATTGGAGACCGAATAAATCAATAGTATTAAACGAAATTTACGAAATGTATGATTTGAAAAAAGAACATGAATTTTTAAATTTTGACGATTCCTTAGTCGTATATGATCCGGTTGATTTAAACAGAAACGTTGCAGCAGCGTTAAATGAAGAAAACCTCTGCAAATTTATATTTTATTCAAAGATGTTTTTAGAAAATCCTTCAAAAGAATTCTTTTATGGATTTGATAAAAAAATTACAGATTTTTTAAATATACGAGAACGAGGATATTTATTAACTTTAGAAATTTCAAGGCCCGAAAATATCGTTGAAGATGTAATATACCCGCAAATGGAAAAAATACAAAAAAGCATCAATAAATTAATTAAAGAACATGATTTTGAATATATAAGATACCAAAATTTTGCAGATGAAAATACGTGTTATCTATCTTGGGAATTTTTAATTCATGAACTTCCAGATGTAAAAATAAGAACTGGCCCCCCAGTATACAGCGAACCGGGAGTAGTGAATTTTATAACGCATAACGAACATTATTTTGTTAAAGGCTGCAATGTTTGCGCATACAAAACCAGAAAATATAAAAACATACAAATACTATTCGAAGATATTGTTAATGGGAAATTGAGGAAGATTATAACATATCCTAAGTACGTGTGCCCTGAAAATGCGGAAATACGATTAGGTACTTTTGTCGAGAGGACATAA
- a CDS encoding winged helix-turn-helix transcriptional regulator, with protein MIFKLLSKKNAFRILEEVSYTDGGCYFNELKNGIGINQANLSAILSEFVKYRLVNRYEKKEGNRVKVYYEGTQNAWELIKPYKEFIRIQSSCILEKEAFEKFFTDGIFSEIKEIELDRRAKIAFVKPQFTMKNDILGQIVIRIEPARYIDGKGDNQEIGILDIMMNPDSEEDVRNQIINRKDLSKGNPVYIFSGYGVTEDTFERFFLIPVWEVKTFFPTLGEIKKWEVKTKEDVFNIMKEYILDMIYLGTHSIPGHIIHYYADEKTDELYSVSSDRIPKLLGKIITDENEDEEGKSIGSLCFEDGEIHFDSNYAKKKEKSKE; from the coding sequence ATGATTTTTAAATTACTATCTAAGAAAAATGCTTTTAGAATACTAGAAGAGGTATCCTATACAGACGGAGGATGCTATTTCAATGAATTAAAAAATGGCATTGGAATAAATCAGGCTAATCTAAGTGCGATATTATCTGAATTTGTAAAATACCGTTTAGTAAATCGGTATGAAAAAAAAGAGGGTAATAGAGTAAAGGTATACTATGAAGGAACTCAAAACGCATGGGAATTGATTAAACCATACAAAGAATTTATAAGAATACAGTCCAGCTGTATTTTGGAAAAAGAAGCATTTGAAAAATTTTTTACTGATGGTATATTTAGCGAAATTAAAGAAATTGAATTGGATAGAAGAGCAAAAATTGCATTTGTAAAACCACAATTTACTATGAAAAACGATATTTTGGGTCAAATTGTGATAAGAATAGAACCTGCCAGATATATCGATGGGAAAGGGGATAATCAGGAAATTGGAATTTTAGATATTATGATGAATCCAGATTCTGAAGAGGATGTAAGGAATCAGATAATTAACAGGAAAGATCTTTCAAAAGGAAATCCTGTTTACATATTTTCAGGTTATGGAGTAACTGAAGATACTTTTGAACGTTTTTTCTTAATTCCCGTATGGGAAGTTAAAACATTTTTTCCCACCTTAGGAGAAATCAAAAAATGGGAAGTTAAAACCAAAGAGGACGTATTCAATATAATGAAAGAGTATATTTTAGATATGATATATCTTGGAACACATTCAATTCCAGGCCATATAATTCATTACTATGCAGACGAAAAAACAGACGAACTTTATTCAGTATCTTCTGACAGAATTCCCAAACTACTTGGAAAAATTATTACTGATGAAAACGAAGACGAAGAAGGAAAATCTATTGGTTCATTATGTTTTGAAGACGGCGAAATACATTTTGATTCAAACTATGCCAAAAAAAAAGAAAAAAGTAAGGAATAA
- a CDS encoding translation initiation factor IF-5A, with product MAGTKPSDLGSLKVGQYVVIDGVACRVMDTTHSKPGKHGGAKVRLVAMGIFESVKKEHVGPASSRIDVPLIDKRKGQVLALMGENVQIMDMETYETLELPMPEDVEGIDSGVEVEYFEAMDRYKITRVISK from the coding sequence ATGGCAGGAACAAAACCTTCTGATTTAGGATCTCTTAAAGTAGGACAGTACGTTGTTATTGACGGTGTTGCATGCAGAGTTATGGACACAACACACTCAAAACCAGGAAAACACGGTGGTGCAAAGGTAAGATTGGTTGCAATGGGTATCTTTGAATCAGTTAAAAAAGAACACGTGGGGCCAGCAAGCTCAAGAATCGATGTACCCCTCATTGACAAAAGAAAAGGACAAGTTTTAGCACTTATGGGCGAGAACGTTCAAATCATGGACATGGAAACCTACGAAACATTAGAATTACCAATGCCAGAAGATGTTGAAGGTATCGACAGCGGTGTAGAAGTAGAATACTTCGAAGCAATGGACAGATACAAAATCACAAGAGTTATCAGCAAATAA